Below is a genomic region from Tepidiforma bonchosmolovskayae.
GTGCAGCCTGGCGATGCTCCCGGCAATGCCGCTCACCTCGCCCGATGCTGTCCACCTTGCGGCCGACGTACGGACGTTCTGGCTGCACGGCAAGTGGCCGGCCGACTTCGGCGGCACCCCCGACAAGGTCGATGACCCGGTCGCAAACGAGGTGCGGGTCTACCGGGACAGCCCCAGCGGGTACGGCCCGCTCGCGTACATCATCGGCGGGGCGCCGCTCCCGTTCGTCGGCGATGGATTCCGGGCCAACCTCCTCGGCCAAAAGGTCGTCGCCGGCGCGTTTCTCCTCGCCACGGCCGTCGCCGCGGCCCTGGTCGCCCGGCGGCTCGGAGGGAACCCGGCCTTCACCGCCGGGTTCATCGGGCTCAACCCGATGATGCTCTGGCAGTATCCCGGCGATGGGCACAACGACACGCTCATGGCGTTCTTCGGGGTCGTCGCGCTCGGCCTGGCGGTCGAGCCGGGCTGGCGCAGCCGGGCCGGGGCAATCGCTGCCGGGGTCGCCTCGGTGCTTTGCAAGTACGCCCTTCTGCTGGCCGCCCCGCTCGTGGTGGCCTACTGGTTTCCTCGCTGGCGGCGGGCGGTCGCCGGGGTTGCGGCCGGGCTGGGACTGCTGCTGTTGGCAGCCTATGCGTTCGACTTTGCCCCGGTCCGCAACGGCACGCTGGGGCCGGCAACCGCGGTCGCGCCATCGAACCCGTGGGGCGTCGTCGCGGGGCTCTTCTCGCTCGGCGCCCGCGGCAACGACCGGCTCGTCTTTTTCAGCTACGTCATCGCACTGGCCATTCTCGCCGCCGTTGCCGCCCGTCATCCGCTCCAGACGGGCCGCGACCTCGCCCGGGCGGTTGCGCTGGTCATGGGGCTCTTCCTCTTCGCGGCGTCGCCGGGGTTTCTCCCGTGGTACCTCATCTGGTTCCTGCCCTTCGCGGCAATTGGCGCGAGCCGCTGGCAGCTGTGGTGGGCAGGCAGCTGGAGCGCGGCTGCCTTCCTGCCCGTGCTCGCGCTGAACTGGCAGATCTCCATCAACCGGGCGTGGAACATCCCGGAACCGGTCCGCTGGTCGGTCGTACTGGCCTGGACCCTGACCCTCGTCGCAACCTGGCTCGGGGCACAGATCGGCGCCGGGGGAGCGCCCCGGCCGATAGCCGCCCGCCGGAGCACCGGTCCGAGGTTCGCACCGCGCAAACGGACTGACCGCTCCGCCCGCCGGCGCACCGCCCAGACATCCAGCCGCTAACCGCCGACGCGCCGGGCGCGCATGGCAAGTTCACGTGCAAGCCGGGGATACCGGGCAAGGTCCTCGCGCCGCAGCCGCCAGAGGTCGGGCCACCGGGCCGGCGCCAGCCAGAGGAACAGCCCGATCGCCACGAACCCGGAAACGAGGTAGCTGAGCGTGGTTGCCCAGGCGGCCCCGACGAACCCATACACAGGAATGAGGACAAGCCCTGCGGCCACACTGATCGCCAGCGACGTGAGGCCGAGCACGAGGGTGATGGCCGGGCGGCCGAGCTGGTTCGAAAAGTAGTTGTTCAGGAGCGACTGGGGCGCATAGAGCAAGGTGCCGATGCACAGGACCCGGAGCGGCAGCGCGGCCGGCCGGTAGTCCGGCCCGAACAGGACTACGACAGCCCAAGGCGCGACGAGCGCGAGCACCGCCGCGCCGGCCGCAACGATGAGCAACGTGTGGCGGACCCCGGCGGCGGTGATCCGCGCGGCCTCCTCGCGCGCCTCGGCGCCCACCCGTGCGAAGGAGGCCATCGCGATGGACGACGAGAACAGCCAGAGCGCCTCGGCGCCGGCGATTGCAGAGGCATAGATGCCGGCCCCCTCGCGGCTGTCGAGCGAGACGACGAGCAGGAGGTCGACGCGGTAGTTCAGCAGGCCGACCACACCGGCAAGCCCGCTAACAGCCGTAAAGCGCAGCAAGCCGGTCACGAGGTCCCGCCGCGGCCGGTGGCGGAGGGGCCAGAGCAGCCAGGAGCGGCCCCAGTGCAGGAACGGCAGGAGGCCGAGATACTGGGCGACCGTCCAGGCAGCGAGTGCGGCCTCCGCCGTCCGTCGCGACCATCCGAGCAGCACCAGCGCAAGAAGAACGAAGCCGATAACGACCGGGAGGTTGGCCACGAGGTTGAACCGCACGAGGCGGCCCTGGCCGAGGACCACCCCGTTCAAGCTGTTGCGGATGATGTTCGGCGGCATGAGCAGCCCTGCGAGCAGGCCGAGCCGCCCGATTTCGCCAGGGACAAGAAGCCAGACCGCCGCCCCGCAGAGCGCTGACACCGCCGAGGCGACCAGCGACAGGACGAGCGCATGACCGGCGACCTCGGCGGGGTCCGTTTTTCGATTGGCCACGAAGTAGCCCGTGGCCGCGCCAAGGCTCGTGATTCCGCCCACGGCCGAAGTGAAGACAACGGCGGACGCATAGGCGCCCCGGTCTTCGACCGGGAGGGTGCGCGCTGTGAGCACCCCGATGACGGCCCAGAGGAAGGTCGAACCGAAGCGAAAGAGGAGCGCGACGAGACTGCCGGCTGCGATACCCACGCCGGCATGGTAGCGCCGGCCGCCCTTACGCTATGGCGGAGCCAGGGCTGCACACAGCAGGGGCGCAACTCTTGCGGGAGCGAACCGCTCGACGTTGTTCCAGCCCGCGCGACGCAAGCGCTCGGCCAGTGCCCGGTCATTGATCACAGCGGCAAGCGCCCGGGCGAACTCCGCCGCGGGCGCGGCCGACCTCTGCGGAACGACGATCGCGGTCTCGCCCGCGGTTTCCGGCAGTGCGCCGCCGTCGCTGCAGACAACCGGCAGACCGCACGCCTGCGCCTCGATGACGGGGTAGCCGAAACCTTCGGCCACACTGGGCTGAGCCAAGACGTCGCACGCGGAATAGGCGGCCGACAGGCAGGGACCCGAGAGGGGACCAAGCTCAACGAGGCGGCCTTCAGCAATGAGCCGGCGCGCCTGTTTTCTGAGGCGGGGCCCGAACCGTTCCCCTGCGCGAACCAGGAAGGCGCCGTCTAGGGCGGGCTGCATCATCGCGTCGATGAGCAAGGGAAGGTTCTTGTACGCCACCGTGTGGCCGACTGAGAGGACCCGGGCGCCCGCGGGTAACGAATGCCCGGCCTGCGCGAGGACCTGTTCAGCCGCACCGCGTGGCAGGCGGGAAATCCCGACGGGAAGCGCGTTCGGCACGACGCGGATGCGGTCGGGCGGCACGGCGAGCCGGTCTTCGAGGTCTCGGGCGACGCAGTCGGATACGGCGAGGAGCCGGTCGGCCTCCAGCATCCGTGAAAGCGGAGCCCGCAGGGCAAGGGACTTCGTCAGCCGCTCGAGCCGCCCGGCCCAGTACCGCTCGGGGTCAAGGGCGAGGAGGCCGTGAACCGCCACCACTACGTGGGTTTTTCGAAAGAGCGGGGCGTGGTGCGCAAGCGCCAGGTCGGCAATGAGGACCGTATCCGCATGGCCTCTGCGAGCTGCCTGGACAGCGGGGTCCCGCGTCCATAACGCTGCGGAAGGATGACGGATCAGGGACCAGCCCCACCAGGGTGCCCGGGCTCGCGTCACAGTGACACCGGCATCTCTCAGGAGCGCCGCGACGGTTTCGGCGTACCGGGTAATGCTGACCCACCGCCAGCCGGGGTACGGCTCAAGGATCAGGACGCGCACGTTTCCGAATCGTACAATCGGTGCACAACGCGTGCCCAGGGCGCAGGTCTGGTAGCATCGTGGCGAGCGGACCGGGGAGTCCCGGCGTATGCGGGCGTGGCGTAGTGGCAGCGCGCGACCCTTCCAAGGTTGAGGTGCGGGTTCGATTCCCGCCGCCCGCTCCAGTTTCTCTCAAATCGGTCGCTTCCCAGCGGGGCACACAGATTCGGGGCGCGCTCATCCGGCGTGCGACAGCCGCGGCCCCGCCTGGGTTGCCAAAGACCTTTCAGAGCCCCCTGCTGCCCGGGCCTTCCGGCGGCTCCAGGTGAGTTCCAGGTCCGGACCCTCAGACGAGGGCGAGGGCATCAACCGGTGTGCCGCGCAGCGAGAACGGCCCGGCATGGTCGATCCGCACCCGGACGATCTCGCCGATGCGGGCCGGTGCGTCGAGATGCGTCAGCTTGCCGGTCCGGGTCCGGCCGAAAGGCTGCCCGTTCCGGATGCCCTCGACCAGGATCTCCTGTTCCGTGCCGACGTACGCGCGGTTCAGCTCCTCCGAGATGCGAGCTTCGAGCGCTTCCACGCGGTGCAGGCGCTCCGACTTGACCTCGGCCGGCACATCATCGGGAAGCTTGCGCCAGGCGATGGTTCCCGGCCGCGGCGAGTAGGCCGCCACGTGCACTTTGTCGAACCGCACCTCTTCGAGGAGCGAAAGCGTTTGCTCGAAATCGGCCTCGGTCTCGCCCGGGTAGCCGACAATGACGTCCGTCGTGATGCCGGCCCCGGGCATCAGCTCGCGGACCTCGCGGATCTTCTCGAGGTACTCCTCCCGCGTGTACCCGCGGCGCATCGATTCGAGGACGGCACTGCTGCCCGCCTGGACGGGGAGCGAGAAGCACTCCATGACCTTCGGCAGCTCGGCGACGGCCTCGAGAATGCGGCGGGTCATGTCCTTCGGATACGACGTGAGGAAGCGGATACGGTCCAGCCGTTCGAGCTTCGAGAGTTCGCGCATGAGGTCACCGAGGTCCGGCTGGC
It encodes:
- a CDS encoding MATE family efflux transporter, with product MGIAAGSLVALLFRFGSTFLWAVIGVLTARTLPVEDRGAYASAVVFTSAVGGITSLGAATGYFVANRKTDPAEVAGHALVLSLVASAVSALCGAAVWLLVPGEIGRLGLLAGLLMPPNIIRNSLNGVVLGQGRLVRFNLVANLPVVIGFVLLALVLLGWSRRTAEAALAAWTVAQYLGLLPFLHWGRSWLLWPLRHRPRRDLVTGLLRFTAVSGLAGVVGLLNYRVDLLLVVSLDSREGAGIYASAIAGAEALWLFSSSIAMASFARVGAEAREEAARITAAGVRHTLLIVAAGAAVLALVAPWAVVVLFGPDYRPAALPLRVLCIGTLLYAPQSLLNNYFSNQLGRPAITLVLGLTSLAISVAAGLVLIPVYGFVGAAWATTLSYLVSGFVAIGLFLWLAPARWPDLWRLRREDLARYPRLARELAMRARRVGG
- a CDS encoding glycosyltransferase, which produces MRVLILEPYPGWRWVSITRYAETVAALLRDAGVTVTRARAPWWGWSLIRHPSAALWTRDPAVQAARRGHADTVLIADLALAHHAPLFRKTHVVVAVHGLLALDPERYWAGRLERLTKSLALRAPLSRMLEADRLLAVSDCVARDLEDRLAVPPDRIRVVPNALPVGISRLPRGAAEQVLAQAGHSLPAGARVLSVGHTVAYKNLPLLIDAMMQPALDGAFLVRAGERFGPRLRKQARRLIAEGRLVELGPLSGPCLSAAYSACDVLAQPSVAEGFGYPVIEAQACGLPVVCSDGGALPETAGETAIVVPQRSAAPAAEFARALAAVINDRALAERLRRAGWNNVERFAPARVAPLLCAALAPP
- the miaB gene encoding tRNA (N6-isopentenyl adenosine(37)-C2)-methylthiotransferase MiaB translates to MTQRFYLWTVGCQMNKADSEKLAAGFLRLGLKQVDRMERADIIVLNTCSVRQHAEDRAYSKLGRIRQLKAERPGIKVAVMGCMVGLKTDELEKRFPQVDVFARPQQFDPIMALVEEPAEDLGGEFWPRTYAVPEGPTAYVPVVHGCNKFCTYCIVPYRRGRERSRPVEEIVREVAYLTAHGVREVTLLGQTVEAYGHDLPGQPDLGDLMRELSKLERLDRIRFLTSYPKDMTRRILEAVAELPKVMECFSLPVQAGSSAVLESMRRGYTREEYLEKIREVRELMPGAGITTDVIVGYPGETEADFEQTLSLLEEVRFDKVHVAAYSPRPGTIAWRKLPDDVPAEVKSERLHRVEALEARISEELNRAYVGTEQEILVEGIRNGQPFGRTRTGKLTHLDAPARIGEIVRVRIDHAGPFSLRGTPVDALALV